In the genome of Methylophaga nitratireducenticrescens, one region contains:
- the pyrH gene encoding UMP kinase, whose translation MTESGSQPVYKRVLLKLSGEALMGNAEYGIQPEVISRFAQEITELNAQGVQLGIVIGGGNIFRGAGLAASGMDRVSADHMGMLATVLNALALQDALERNGTFCRVMSAIRIHEVCEDYLRRRAIRHLEKGRVVIFAAGTGNPFFTTDSAASLRAVEIGAELMLKATQVDGVYDADPRKNPDAVRYDTLSYDEVINNRLGVMDTTAVVMCQEQKMPLRVFDVHKYGNLTDILYGKNVGTLVK comes from the coding sequence ATGACAGAATCGGGAAGTCAGCCAGTTTATAAGCGCGTCTTACTCAAACTGAGTGGTGAGGCTTTAATGGGGAATGCTGAGTATGGCATTCAACCTGAAGTGATTTCCCGATTTGCCCAAGAAATAACCGAGTTGAATGCCCAAGGGGTTCAGCTCGGTATTGTAATCGGTGGTGGCAATATTTTCCGCGGTGCAGGCTTAGCTGCCAGTGGTATGGATAGAGTTAGCGCCGATCATATGGGTATGTTAGCGACAGTATTAAATGCACTGGCACTGCAGGATGCCCTGGAACGTAATGGAACATTCTGTCGTGTCATGTCTGCCATCCGTATTCATGAAGTTTGCGAAGATTATTTACGTCGTCGTGCTATTCGGCATTTGGAAAAAGGTCGTGTAGTCATTTTTGCTGCCGGCACGGGGAATCCATTTTTTACGACCGATTCAGCGGCCAGTTTACGTGCTGTTGAAATTGGTGCCGAACTGATGCTGAAAGCTACTCAGGTTGATGGCGTCTATGACGCAGACCCGCGTAAAAATCCAGATGCCGTCCGTTATGACACGTTATCGTATGATGAAGTGATCAATAATCGACTCGGTGTAATGGACACTACAGCAGTGGTGATGTGTCAGGAACAGAAAATGCCATTACGGGTATTCGATGTGCATAAATACGGTAATCTGACAGATATTCTTTACGGTAAAAATGTTGGAACATTGGTGAAATAG
- the frr gene encoding ribosome recycling factor: protein MINDIQKDAADRMQKSVAALSTALAKIRAGRAHTSLLDHVSVPYYGSDVPLSQVASVGIEDSRTITVAPWEKNMVAVIEKAIMTSDLGVNPNSAGMTIRIPIPPLTEERRKDLVKVAKSEAENARIAVRNIRRDANGSLKDLLKEKAISEDEQRGAEEAIQKLTDSTIKQIDDVLAEKESDLMAV from the coding sequence ATGATTAATGATATTCAAAAAGATGCAGCAGACCGGATGCAGAAAAGCGTTGCCGCTCTGAGTACTGCACTGGCGAAAATCCGTGCAGGGCGTGCACATACCAGTTTATTAGATCATGTCTCAGTACCATATTATGGCTCCGACGTTCCCTTAAGTCAGGTAGCCAGTGTCGGCATTGAGGATTCAAGAACGATCACAGTTGCGCCATGGGAAAAAAACATGGTGGCGGTGATTGAAAAAGCGATCATGACATCTGATTTGGGGGTGAACCCAAACAGCGCTGGCATGACCATTCGTATTCCAATCCCACCGTTAACTGAAGAACGTCGTAAGGATTTGGTCAAAGTGGCTAAGTCTGAAGCTGAAAATGCGCGTATTGCGGTACGTAATATTCGACGTGATGCAAACGGCAGCCTGAAAGACTTGTTGAAAGAAAAAGCTATTTCTGAAGATGAGCAACGTGGTGCTGAAGAGGCTATTCAAAAGTTAACCGATAGCACTATCAAACAGATTGATGACGTACTGGCTGAAAAAGAATCCGATTTGATGGCGGTCTAA
- a CDS encoding isoprenyl transferase: MTSSNRSIPRHIAIIMDGNGRWAKQRFQPRFMGHRAGVRAVEGIVKHCVASGVDVLSLFAFSSENWRRPGKEVDLLMELFSHALDNQVKRLHKNNIRLNIIGDLSRFSDALQQKIRNATALTAENNGLILNIAANYGGRWDISQSVRKIAVKIKSGELQPEQVDECVIASHLVTADLPEPDLFIRTGGEQRISNFLMWQLAYTELYFTDKLWPEFNAQDLDLAIDSFSRRERRFGRTSEQLTGQ, encoded by the coding sequence ATGACGTCTTCCAATCGCTCCATTCCCAGACACATTGCTATCATTATGGATGGCAATGGACGCTGGGCAAAACAACGGTTTCAACCCAGGTTTATGGGGCACCGTGCCGGAGTCAGAGCGGTAGAAGGCATTGTCAAACACTGTGTAGCAAGTGGAGTGGATGTGCTCAGTCTGTTTGCCTTCAGTAGTGAAAACTGGCGTCGACCCGGCAAAGAAGTCGATTTATTGATGGAATTATTCAGTCATGCATTGGATAACCAGGTTAAACGTCTACATAAAAATAATATCCGTCTCAATATTATTGGCGATTTGAGCCGATTTTCTGATGCATTGCAGCAAAAAATTCGGAATGCTACCGCTCTAACGGCTGAAAATAATGGTTTGATCCTCAACATTGCGGCCAATTATGGTGGACGGTGGGATATTAGCCAATCCGTCCGCAAGATCGCAGTTAAAATTAAATCCGGTGAGTTGCAACCCGAACAGGTTGATGAATGTGTTATTGCCAGTCATCTGGTCACTGCAGATTTACCTGAGCCGGATTTGTTTATTCGTACGGGTGGGGAACAGCGCATCAGTAACTTCCTGATGTGGCAGCTGGCCTATACCGAACTCTATTTTACCGACAAACTGTGGCCTGAGTTTAACGCTCAGGATCTGGATCTTGCGATTGATTCGTTTTCCCGTCGTGAACGACGATTTGGTCGTACTTCTGAACAACTTACCGGGCAATAA
- a CDS encoding phosphatidate cytidylyltransferase, whose amino-acid sequence MLKQRLLTAALLIPLVVMAILLLPTVGMIGLLTVVALIAMWEWLSMAQIQPVSKVLASLTFIATLLALLAMAGINYMLLSGLVFWLLISFIIVLFAHQSLPNYLAHIVHTKLITYLLSMLVTLLFVYSAVWLHGIAGNGPWLVLYVLISVWLADTGGYFAGKRWGKHALAKAISPNKTVEGLIGGMVLVALWSTVAYFLGISQFLSLFLWVLISVLTGLVSVSGDLFESLFKRSYQIKDSGNLLPGHGGMLDRVDSLLAAVPFFAALIWLTGQF is encoded by the coding sequence ATGCTTAAACAGCGTTTATTAACTGCTGCCTTGTTGATCCCCTTAGTGGTGATGGCCATTCTGCTGTTGCCGACTGTCGGAATGATTGGGTTGCTTACTGTGGTTGCGCTGATCGCCATGTGGGAGTGGCTTTCCATGGCGCAAATTCAACCGGTGTCCAAAGTGCTTGCCAGTTTGACGTTCATTGCCACTCTGTTGGCACTACTGGCGATGGCAGGGATAAATTATATGCTGTTAAGTGGTCTGGTCTTTTGGTTGCTGATCAGTTTCATCATTGTGTTATTTGCCCATCAATCTTTACCCAATTATCTCGCTCACATTGTTCATACTAAATTAATAACCTATTTGCTCAGCATGCTGGTGACATTGTTATTTGTTTATAGCGCTGTCTGGCTACATGGTATTGCCGGCAACGGTCCATGGTTGGTTCTATATGTATTAATCAGTGTATGGCTGGCAGACACGGGTGGTTATTTTGCAGGTAAGCGCTGGGGTAAACATGCTCTCGCTAAAGCAATCAGTCCCAATAAGACTGTTGAAGGGCTTATCGGTGGGATGGTTTTAGTCGCGTTGTGGAGTACAGTTGCCTATTTCCTGGGTATTTCTCAGTTTTTATCATTGTTTTTATGGGTGCTTATCAGTGTCTTAACCGGACTGGTTTCGGTTAGCGGTGATTTATTTGAAAGTCTGTTCAAACGCAGCTACCAGATAAAAGATAGTGGAAACTTACTGCCGGGACATGGCGGAATGCTGGATCGAGTGGATAGTCTGCTGGCGGCTGTTCCATTCTTTGCCGCTTTGATATGGCTGACGGGGCAGTTTTGA
- the ispC gene encoding 1-deoxy-D-xylulose-5-phosphate reductoisomerase, giving the protein MQHVTILGSTGSIGISTLDVLQRHPEKYRVFALAANKSVEGLFEQCLQFHPAMAVMLCPQSAEKLKTKLDAAGLMIEVQSGMQALERISSTEQTDIVVAAIVGAAGLLPTLAAAKAGKRILLANKEALVMSGALLMREVQANNAVLLPVDSEHNAIWQCMPVGETQQYQFENKGIRRIILTASGGPFRDWDIADLEAVTPEQAIAHPNWSMGQKISVDSATMMNKGLEVIEAHWLFGMPSDKIEVVLHRQSIIHSMVDYLDGSVLAQMGNPDMRTPIANTLAWPERIDSGVEPLDLVKAGRLDFAAADFGRFPCLALAYQALNIGGTSTAILNAANEVAVEAFLQKQIKFTDIARIIANVLESVPATPADSLEQILSADKLAREAAQKQTKVLCNH; this is encoded by the coding sequence ATGCAACACGTTACTATTCTGGGATCAACCGGTTCCATTGGTATCAGTACACTGGATGTTTTGCAGCGTCATCCTGAAAAGTACCGAGTCTTTGCGCTGGCGGCCAATAAATCAGTAGAGGGTTTATTTGAACAGTGCCTGCAATTTCATCCTGCAATGGCGGTGATGTTGTGCCCGCAATCTGCTGAAAAACTAAAAACCAAACTTGACGCAGCTGGTTTAATGATTGAAGTACAAAGCGGCATGCAGGCTCTGGAGAGGATTTCCAGCACTGAACAAACGGATATTGTGGTCGCCGCAATAGTGGGCGCTGCTGGATTACTGCCTACCCTGGCAGCAGCTAAAGCAGGTAAAAGAATCCTGCTGGCAAACAAAGAAGCCTTGGTCATGAGTGGTGCATTACTGATGCGAGAAGTACAGGCAAATAATGCTGTTCTGCTTCCTGTAGATAGCGAGCACAATGCTATATGGCAATGTATGCCGGTGGGTGAAACCCAACAATATCAGTTTGAAAATAAAGGAATTCGCCGCATTATTTTGACGGCTTCAGGTGGTCCATTTCGTGATTGGGATATTGCTGATCTGGAAGCTGTAACACCCGAACAGGCGATAGCGCATCCAAACTGGTCGATGGGACAGAAAATATCTGTGGATTCGGCCACCATGATGAACAAAGGTCTGGAAGTCATCGAAGCGCATTGGTTGTTTGGTATGCCAAGTGACAAGATTGAAGTTGTCCTGCATCGGCAAAGTATTATTCACTCCATGGTAGATTATCTGGACGGGTCAGTATTGGCGCAAATGGGTAATCCCGATATGCGCACACCGATTGCCAATACCCTGGCTTGGCCAGAACGGATTGATTCAGGCGTCGAGCCTTTGGATTTGGTGAAAGCAGGGAGGCTTGATTTTGCTGCTGCGGATTTTGGACGATTCCCCTGTCTGGCGTTGGCCTATCAGGCATTGAATATCGGTGGTACCAGCACTGCCATTCTTAACGCGGCAAATGAAGTGGCGGTAGAAGCTTTCCTTCAAAAGCAAATTAAATTTACTGATATTGCCCGTATCATCGCTAACGTGCTGGAAAGCGTACCAGCTACCCCCGCTGATTCGTTGGAACAGATTTTGTCTGCCGATAAGCTTGCCAGAGAGGCTGCCCAAAAGCAGACTAAGGTTTTATGCAATCATTAA
- the rseP gene encoding RIP metalloprotease RseP: MQSLIFFIIALSLLVVIHEFGHYWVARKCGVKVLRFSVGFGQKLWSKQLKNGTEFVIAALPLGGYVKMLDEREAPVAEAELDQAFNRQPLRNRVAIVSAGPIANLLFAVFAYWVIMVIGVPGLKPIIDDVTADSPAAMAQLMPGEEIIAVNGKATPTVNSLFQQWLKFAQSGETVTLTTRSTDIETTKQLTLPKLGLDDAGSLFSKIGIKTVQPDMPPILGEIVADSPAERAGLQTGDELISANGKQLSSWQAWVALIQSSADEEMSIEILRDGQVQQLDITPAADENNVGRIGAAVNTEGYEIPAELRSELRYGPLAAIPQAFSQTWQFSVTTLSGLWGMLVGTVSSDNLGGPIAIAQFAGDSAQQGFIAFISFLAMISISLGILNLLPVPVLDGGHLLMYFFEWVRGKPLPESVQIQGQKIGLFLILLLMVFAFTNDIARLIG; encoded by the coding sequence ATGCAATCATTAATCTTTTTTATTATCGCCCTTAGCTTGCTGGTGGTCATCCATGAATTTGGACATTACTGGGTGGCAAGAAAATGCGGTGTGAAAGTATTGCGTTTTTCAGTCGGCTTTGGACAAAAACTCTGGTCAAAACAACTCAAAAACGGTACTGAATTTGTCATCGCCGCATTACCCTTAGGTGGCTATGTCAAAATGCTGGATGAACGGGAAGCACCAGTAGCAGAAGCAGAACTTGATCAGGCCTTTAATCGCCAACCGTTACGAAATCGCGTTGCAATTGTCTCTGCCGGACCTATCGCAAACCTGTTATTTGCCGTATTTGCCTATTGGGTAATTATGGTTATCGGTGTGCCCGGTTTAAAGCCGATCATTGATGATGTAACAGCTGACTCCCCCGCTGCGATGGCGCAGCTCATGCCTGGTGAAGAAATTATAGCCGTCAATGGCAAAGCAACCCCGACAGTCAACAGCTTGTTTCAGCAATGGTTGAAGTTCGCGCAGTCCGGTGAAACCGTCACCCTGACAACTCGCAGTACTGATATTGAAACCACCAAACAACTAACATTGCCTAAACTTGGGCTGGACGATGCAGGTTCACTGTTTAGTAAGATTGGTATCAAAACCGTACAACCCGATATGCCCCCGATTCTGGGTGAAATTGTCGCTGACAGCCCGGCGGAAAGGGCAGGCTTACAAACGGGCGATGAATTAATTTCAGCTAATGGAAAACAATTATCCAGTTGGCAGGCTTGGGTCGCTTTAATTCAAAGCAGTGCTGATGAAGAGATGAGTATTGAAATTCTTCGTGATGGACAAGTTCAACAGCTCGATATTACACCCGCCGCAGATGAAAACAATGTCGGTCGGATAGGTGCGGCAGTCAACACCGAAGGATATGAAATCCCCGCAGAATTAAGATCAGAATTACGCTATGGTCCATTGGCGGCGATTCCCCAGGCGTTCAGCCAAACCTGGCAGTTCAGTGTCACCACCTTAAGTGGTTTATGGGGCATGCTGGTGGGTACGGTTTCCAGTGACAATCTTGGCGGTCCTATTGCTATTGCCCAGTTTGCCGGGGATTCTGCGCAGCAGGGCTTTATTGCTTTTATCAGTTTTCTGGCAATGATCAGCATCAGTTTAGGGATTCTGAATTTACTTCCAGTCCCGGTACTTGATGGTGGCCATTTGCTGATGTACTTTTTTGAATGGGTTCGTGGCAAGCCTTTGCCAGAATCGGTACAAATCCAGGGACAAAAAATAGGATTATTCCTGATTCTTCTGCTAATGGTATTCGCTTTTACAAATGACATAGCCCGACTCATTGGCTAA
- the bamA gene encoding outer membrane protein assembly factor BamA — MKQIITALTLILLSSAAWAEEFIIKDIRVEGLQRISAGTVFNYLPVKVGDELTENDVRGIIRSLFKSKYFNDVQVEREEGVLVITVSERPAISSIEFIGNKDLDSDELLKSLRQIGFAEGQVFEQAMLERVELELQRQYFSRGKYGVNITSEVTPLSRNRVAVRINMAEGVVATIGEINIVGNNSYDDDELLDELESTTGGWLSALTKDNQYSRQKLSADLESLRSFYLDRGYVDFTVESTQVTISDDKKQMFITVNIAEGERYKINEVRLAGNLIVPEEELFDLVTIRKNSVFSRKAITSSSERLTDRLGNDGYAFANVNAVPEIDRETREVNLTFFVDPGRRAYVRRINISGNSKTRDEVLRQEMRQQESAWISTGDVERSRERISRLGYFEDVNVETLPVAGTSDQVDLDFNVTEMASGSLSAGIGYSQSDGIIFNANVTQKNFMGSGKHIRFGFNNSRVNTVYSFGYTNPFATVDGISQGFNLFYRETDAFEANIANYTTDVFGGDINFGIPISENNRVNLSFGYENTQLDVPSNNDITRYDDFIETEGDSFHAFPVTLGWSSDTRDNAILPTRGLSQSLSAEVATPIGDLQYYKLRYRNNWYTPLNDTFTFALRTDLGYGKAYGESNEFPFFQNFYAGGIRSVRGFRANTLGVREADQPLGGNLMVTGGAEVIFPLPFMKKTLRSFRLSTFVDVGNVYDVDQSFEADLLRYSTGLSAIWISPFGAMSFSIAAPLRDQPDDETEVFQFSLGSTF; from the coding sequence ATGAAACAAATCATCACAGCATTGACGCTTATCTTGTTATCCTCTGCAGCTTGGGCTGAGGAATTTATTATTAAAGATATTCGAGTGGAGGGATTGCAAAGAATATCGGCAGGCACCGTTTTCAACTATTTACCCGTTAAAGTTGGTGATGAACTGACCGAAAATGATGTAAGAGGCATTATTCGCTCATTGTTTAAGTCAAAATACTTTAATGATGTACAGGTTGAACGCGAAGAAGGCGTGTTAGTCATTACAGTCAGTGAACGTCCTGCAATTTCCAGCATTGAATTTATTGGCAACAAAGATCTGGACAGTGATGAACTGTTGAAATCATTACGTCAGATTGGATTTGCTGAAGGACAGGTATTTGAACAGGCGATGCTTGAACGGGTCGAACTGGAATTACAACGCCAGTATTTCAGTCGTGGTAAATACGGTGTGAATATTACCTCTGAAGTGACTCCATTGTCGCGTAATCGTGTCGCAGTACGCATTAATATGGCCGAAGGTGTGGTCGCGACTATTGGGGAAATCAATATTGTTGGTAATAATTCGTATGATGATGACGAACTGCTCGATGAATTGGAGTCGACGACCGGTGGTTGGTTATCCGCTTTGACCAAAGACAATCAATATTCACGTCAAAAATTATCAGCCGATCTCGAGTCCTTGCGTTCATTCTATCTGGATCGGGGTTATGTGGATTTCACCGTGGAATCAACCCAGGTGACGATTTCGGATGATAAAAAACAAATGTTCATCACAGTGAATATTGCTGAAGGTGAACGTTATAAAATCAATGAAGTAAGACTGGCGGGCAATCTGATTGTGCCGGAAGAAGAGTTATTCGATTTGGTGACCATCCGCAAAAACTCAGTGTTTTCCAGAAAAGCGATTACCTCAAGTTCTGAAAGACTGACCGATCGGCTGGGTAATGATGGTTATGCCTTTGCCAACGTCAACGCAGTTCCGGAGATTGATCGTGAAACACGCGAAGTTAATCTGACTTTCTTTGTTGATCCCGGCCGCAGGGCTTATGTTCGTCGCATCAATATTTCAGGTAACAGTAAAACCCGTGATGAAGTTTTGCGTCAGGAAATGCGCCAACAGGAATCTGCGTGGATTTCTACTGGTGATGTTGAACGGTCTAGAGAACGAATCTCACGTTTGGGATATTTTGAAGATGTTAACGTGGAAACCCTGCCTGTTGCAGGCACATCTGATCAGGTCGATCTGGATTTCAATGTAACGGAAATGGCATCAGGCAGTTTGTCAGCGGGTATTGGTTATTCGCAGTCTGACGGTATTATCTTTAATGCCAATGTGACCCAAAAGAATTTTATGGGAAGTGGCAAACATATTCGTTTCGGTTTTAACAACAGTCGGGTTAATACTGTTTACAGCTTTGGTTATACCAATCCATTTGCGACAGTAGATGGTATCAGTCAGGGCTTTAACCTGTTCTACCGTGAAACAGACGCTTTTGAAGCAAATATTGCCAACTACACCACGGACGTATTCGGTGGCGATATTAATTTTGGTATACCAATTTCGGAAAACAACCGGGTTAATTTGTCATTCGGGTATGAGAATACCCAGCTGGATGTGCCTAGCAATAATGATATTACCCGCTATGATGATTTTATCGAAACTGAAGGTGATTCGTTCCATGCATTTCCTGTTACGCTGGGCTGGTCCAGTGACACTCGTGATAATGCAATTCTGCCAACACGAGGATTATCTCAAAGCCTTTCTGCTGAGGTTGCCACGCCTATCGGTGATTTGCAGTATTACAAACTGCGTTACCGAAATAACTGGTATACACCATTAAATGATACGTTCACTTTTGCTTTAAGAACCGACCTTGGCTACGGTAAGGCTTATGGCGAGAGTAATGAATTTCCTTTTTTCCAGAATTTTTATGCCGGTGGTATTCGTAGCGTAAGAGGTTTTAGAGCGAATACACTGGGTGTCAGGGAAGCTGATCAGCCTTTGGGTGGTAACCTGATGGTTACCGGTGGTGCAGAAGTTATATTCCCACTACCCTTTATGAAAAAAACGTTACGCTCTTTCCGCTTGAGCACCTTCGTGGATGTGGGTAACGTATACGATGTCGATCAAAGTTTTGAAGCAGATTTACTACGGTATTCAACCGGTTTATCAGCAATCTGGATTTCACCATTTGGCGCAATGTCGTTTAGTATTGCTGCTCCTTTGCGTGATCAACCGGATGATGAAACGGAAGTGTTCCAGTTTTCATTAGGATCGACATTTTAA
- a CDS encoding OmpH family outer membrane protein: MKNIKIVGLILACLMVSPAFAEEMKIGVVNASVVLDQSPQKERALARLEKEFSTRSKSLESKHKELRAAQDKLNRDAAILSTEERQVQERKIINDQRELKRLQDEYSEDLSIRRNEELRKLEEEIAETIVELAKKESYDLVLYQGVIFASEKADLTSKVLEKLKAK, encoded by the coding sequence GTGAAAAACATCAAGATTGTTGGCCTTATATTGGCTTGTTTAATGGTCAGTCCAGCATTTGCTGAAGAAATGAAAATCGGTGTGGTTAATGCCAGTGTGGTTTTAGATCAGTCACCGCAAAAAGAACGTGCTTTAGCTCGGTTGGAAAAAGAATTTTCAACTCGTAGTAAATCACTTGAGAGCAAACATAAAGAATTACGTGCCGCTCAGGATAAATTAAACCGTGATGCTGCTATCTTAAGTACCGAAGAGCGCCAGGTTCAGGAACGCAAGATCATTAATGATCAACGCGAACTGAAGCGTTTGCAGGACGAATACAGTGAAGATTTGTCCATTCGCCGTAATGAAGAATTACGCAAATTAGAAGAAGAGATTGCTGAAACGATCGTCGAACTTGCCAAAAAAGAATCTTATGATTTGGTGCTTTATCAAGGTGTAATCTTTGCCAGTGAGAAGGCAGATTTAACCTCTAAAGTGCTGGAAAAACTTAAAGCGAAATAA